Genomic window (Sparus aurata chromosome 19, fSpaAur1.1, whole genome shotgun sequence):
GAAAAGACGACTTCACATCTGGGAGCCGTCATGTTGACTTTCCTATCTTTTATCCCGACTCACCACTCGACTGAGGACGCAGACGCTCTTCTGAACCGTCTCCCGGGTGACGTCAGCCTGTCGGACCTTCAgggcctgagagagagaggacgaaTTGAAAATATGAAAGTTTAGATGTGAGGGATCACAGCGAGGCCGCTGCGTGACTCATCGCTCGGCCGACGACCTCACGCTGACGTCACGACGGACACAAACAGAACAGGAAGTTCACGTTCAAATCCGATCAAATCAAGAACACACGAAGAAGATGTGATGTCAGGAAAAGGACAGACGTCTTTATtagaaaactataaaaaaaggaacaaatcagaagaagaagaagaagaaacatctcTGACTGACCTTTGCTTCTATTTGGCGATAACATGAAACTCCGTAAACACACTTCATGTCTCCGCTGAGCGGCGGCAGGTGGAAATACACCGTgtctgcaaaacaacaacaagagagGCGAGTTAACATGCAGTTTAATGTCTTCTACAAATATCACGTTAGCGGCGAGGGAAATGCCACGACCGTCAGCCTCCATCCCCTCTGACGAGGAGCGGTTTGTAACGTGGTTACGATCTCCTCTGGACGAAGCGGCGGCGGAGTCGCAGAGGTCAGATCGTGAACGTCAGAGATTAACGAGAGCCGACGGAGGCCGAGCATCTGGAGCGAGGCAGAATCACAGCCGGCTGCACGGCTCACATGTTCAGGAACACAAGCTCATTCTTGCTTTCCTGAGATCTGAGACGTTCAGAGATGATTCGATGCTGCTGATCGTTATCGATCACCGCTGTTTAAATGTTCTTCAGTCTGCGTTTATTCATTATAATCCTGATCttgttctttctcttctgtggcGCTGCAACACCTGAATTTCCTCCTCGTTGATCAATACCTTTCTTATCTTATTTGGCAGCTGTCGGCAGCTCCCACCACTTCCTCTCTcgcagtgcattgtgggacaaaagcacacacacacacacacacccaaaaaaTCATTAAACTGTGACTTTTCTTCTGTTAACGCCACCGATATGAAACCAGTTCAGAAACTGGCTCCTAGACTGATGTTCAAActacaaaacagacacacatgagCTTCGTCTCCTGAGAGACGCAGGAAGTCGACAATAACCGTGCTCTCATGTGATGACTGTTAATCTTTAGTAATGTTAACACCAgtgataaaacataaaacacccGCTCGTATCGGTGCGACTGCTGCTTTTATGAGCCGCGGAGCCGAGAGGCCGTCTGTCACATCctcttttatttaattcaaaacaCACGAAAGATGAAGCTGAGGCCGATTCCTGCGAcagaaaccagcagcagcagacagatcCTCTCCAGTTTCAGCTGAACTCTGACTCAGTTCCTGCTGTTTGCCTTCCCAGGACAGGATGAAGAGCGGTGGCAGTGAACCACAGGACTGTCACATGACGGCAGCCACAACAACACGGGACAGATCGCCAGAGAAACCGTCTCGCTCTTTACACCCTGCAGGATGTTTGCCTGTTCAAACATGACACCTGCTTTCACAGAATCACAGCTTCATCCCGTCACTGTCGACTGCAataaaaagggtaaaaaaaaaaaaacatctttctgaCTCTATTTCACTTGTTCAAAAACTCAATAATGGACTCAAAGTGGCTTTTTTACACCATCTGCATCCAAATATCTGAACTCTAACGCTCCTGCAGACTTTGCGTGTGAGTTTGTGGGAAGTGTGTTAGTGGTTTTAATGATGTGGTTGATCAGTTTACATCTACTTCACCTCCAccctgtaacacaaacacacacacacacacacacacacacacacagtgggtgTGACGTACCTTCCTGGTAGTTGTGCGCTCCGTCGGGCAGAGCCAGGAACGGGAGGTACCTCCACTCCTCCGGCAGCAGGTTGCTGTCATGACCCTCGTCTGGCAGCAGCGGCGGGTACGAGAACTCAACCTGGAACAAAGTCTTCATTAGCATCTCAATCACGGGAGAGTTTCGTCCTGCAGGTTTAAGTTCCTGGACACTTTACTTGTCATGTGCTGCTTTAAAAACCTACTTTTGTCCCTGTTCGTCtgcattattttaatatttcttcACTCTTTTCTGTGTCATCATGAGgctctttctcttttgttaCGTATGAACGTCgttctgtctcactgagctaCAGACGAATCGGCCTTCCTGCCAGCGCCGACAGGATTAACCTGAAACCTGCTGGTCCTGAACGACACAATGCTTCGAGCGCGCTCCCTCAGGGCGAGGTGCTGCTAACCCACTTGGGAGGAGTGATGctccaataaaaacacatctctTCAATAAGCTTCCTGCCGGAGAAACAGATGGGCGGCAGGTGAATGAAAGAAGGACGGGGGGGGTCCAGAGAGGCTGTAAGAGAAGACGGATTAAAGAGCCAGAACCCAATCTGATACCCAGCAGGAGATCGCTGACCCCCTATCAGATAACCTGCCCGGCCCGAGGCAACAGCCCTGAAACAAAGAGCGTCCTCTGTCTCAGTTCTGCatccagaaatgtcttttttatgttCGGCCTGTGAACAGCAGCTGCTCACACGGCCCAGACAGAGACGGTCGGTCCAGATGGAGAGCAGCGAGGacgacgaggacgaggaggacgaggaggaggaggaggaggaggatcagtgTTCAGGTGTTTTACGGCCTGTAAATGTAATGAATGCAGACGACGCATCAGAGGcgcctcacacacactttcactgattAGAAggtgttaaacacacacagttgtcgTTGCAGGAGGCCGACAGCCGACGGCACGGAGAGACATGTTcttttttctgcaaaacagCAGAACCAACAGGAGACGTTTGTCTGTCGGGGTTCTGTTTAATTCAGGTGGAATGATATCAGAACAAAGTGCGAGTGAAGCGGATCACTTCAAACCTTTGAATGAACAAGTTAGGTAAAAAGAAACCAAACCAAACTCTGCGGAGGGAAACAGTGAGACGTAGAGCTGACAGACAATCAGTCTCAAACTGTTCTGATGAGAGATTGATAGTTTCCAATAAAACATGTCGAACActttctggttccagcttcttaaatatgaggatttgctgcttttctttgtttgttgaaGCATTTTAAAGGCGTCACTGATGACTCATGTGGCGGTTTTTCCcaatttcctgacattttaagGACCAAACAATGAGACAGTTACTTGTGGAAATATTGTGCAGATTAATCACTAATTAAAACATTGATCTGGTGACTTTACTAGCCGACATCTTGCACACAAACCCTCATAAAAAACCATCTTCCAGATAAATCTTGCAGCTTGGAGACACTTGGATGGAGCCATGTTATGTTTTCATCCTTTGAGCAACACTGCTTTGTGAAATAATTAATTCCTCGCGTTTTATCTCTTCAGGAAGTTTAATCTCTTGTGCAAGAGACGCAAATTACACAACCACACAACAAGAACACACACGGCAGACTAAATGTCTCTGCTGCAGTTTATTGCAGGGAAACAGCCGTAACTCAGATTAAAGGCTTCTATTAAAGCACCAGCAGTCACCCAACACATCATCCTCTCACTGCTGACATCCATCATGATGACAGGGAGGTAAATCTCAGACAAACAGAGAATCCAGGAGCTCTGAGAACAGCCTGTGGTAATAAAAACAacccagtgctgctgctgctcagcacACTGGAGTGAAAAGATGTCCAGGCTGGCAGCAGAGCACATGTTATATAACCCTGAGAGCCCAGAGCCAACAGCTGATGTTAGACACAGCCTCCCCTTCACTGCATGTCAGCCTGTGGATCAGCctgcacagagctgctgccTGTGTAATGTCACCGCGACACTGTCAGTCCGCCGGATGACACTCCATAACCGCCAGATCAGGAAGCAAAACAGCGGAAATGTCCCTTTTTTTAGGCAAAATCAACTCACAAGGAAGAGACAGCAAGctagcagttagcttagctagcACAGAGCAGAGGTTCACCTACCTGACAGCCCTTTTTGTGGTGAAATCCAACCACCACGATGTGAAGTACCGGTCCCTTTGGGTCGTCTCTGCCGTGAGGCTCCATCCCCTCCTGGTGTCGTGGCGGTCCGGTGCTGTTCTGTAGGCTCCGGACTCGGATGTAAACACAGCGAACAAAAGACGATGTTTTCCCTCTGAGGAGATGCAGCAGGCACGAGCACAACACAGCCGAGAGGACTCTCTTCCGCTTCGTCCCACTGCGGGCAGAGGAGGAGCCCGCGGGAGGGTTCACTGCTGCGCACTTCCGGGTTCGTCTTTAAAACGTACACGGCGTTTGAGAGGCAAACAAACatgattaattattttttgaacattaaaaaaactgtgttACATTATTAAGAACAATATGTATATACAAGTAAAGTAAATATACCATAGACTAACccaaagtttaaaaataaagatacaaataaataagaaaaataaatcaactttATACAACATGCGCATTCACCGTATTCAACACAATATGACGTGATTTTAGAGAATCCAATCACTTAAATTTATTGCGAAGTCTTAATAAATCTTACAATTAACTCTCATTAATTAAGCTGTCATTCTTCCGTTTCTGTACATTTGATCTCGACACAATTAtggtaaaaacattttgtatttttgtatttctttagatttactaataaatacatacataacaaTGAGTAATAATTgatatgttttgtatttctatCTTGTATATTTTGTATACAAAATCTTGATTtgaagaaaaatgtacaaaatggaAGTATTTATAAAAATTCATGTGACCGTTGGACGCGGAAGACCATGCAAAATGGGGCGGGTAACTATCTTGACCTCGAATCTATCCTCTTTTTTTACAGTAAGAAGAATGACGTCATGTACTGACTGGCACAACCAGAATCAGATGAAACAACACAATTAAATCTTCGTGTAGTTTCAGTGAATAttcagttgtgtgttttgtttagttcacatcacgtttttgtttttaactcgcGGACGTCTAATCAGCGATAAACTGATATCGATTATTCACATTCGATTGCTTTAGTCTGGCTCTTGACGTTCTTTTATCGATTGGTCGTGACTGCGCGCGGTGTCTTCAGATTGAACATGGCGGCTACTCCGACAACAAATCCGTCTCAGTTGCTCCCACTTGGTTCGTAAATGCTAAATAATTGCTGACTTATTGATTTAAATAGATACTTATCAATTAATATAATAAGTCAGAGTGCGGGGGGTGTTTTTTATAGGCGGTAGTTTGTCTGTTGGTGATGTTTTGTTAGCTAGTTAACGTTAGCATCATGCTCTCACATACATACGCGTGATTAGCGCCTTTGCTAACAGTGCTGTGATCATAACATGCAGATTGATGGTGTCACTGTGTTGTATAAGTTATATACTATTTAATCTCTTTAAAGTAACATTTCCTGTGTGTAGAAAGCTTACGGGGGGATTGTTTTATACATAAAGCAGCGCAATTAGTGCTAAATCATCTTATTCTGACTATTTTCTGTACAAAGTTAACTCATTAAGTCTGGCTTAGAACActatttacatattttgttcCATTTTAAGGTTGGTTGTTACTGAATTATgtcattttcaagcaaaataCTAACATCGTTACCTGAATATCTTTCTGCTTTGGGCTGTCAGATTAAGTTACTCTATGATTATTGCATTtgtcactattttctgacattttatggacttAATGTACAATTGACTGAATCGAAAACAGATTAATTTTATAGCGGATGTAGTTATTTGTTGCAGCACTAAATATAATAAAGCATTTTGAGTAATAACAGAGCTTTATTACAGCAGCaagtagggaaaaaaaaaagtaaatatgtTAAGATAATAATGCAAAGTTAACGTTAAATGTAAAGTTTGCaaatgtttacaaaataaaaactagcaaataTACAAATTAGCACCAAAGCTGACAATTATGAGTCAtctttagttattttttttagttaATTAATTAGGAATTTTGTTcataaaatgtcaggaaatagtgtgaaatgtgttttttcattgaGCTGATGTCTCCAAATGTCTTGGTCTGTCAGACCAACAGTCCGAAACCTAAAGATATTAATTTTACTATCATATCAGTCAAATATATGCATCAAATCCTCATGTTTTAAGAGCTGATTTCAGCTAATGTTTGCCTGAAAGTACTTCCTGTCAGTTAACTAATCGTTTCAGGTGTAATACAGATGAGGTTCCCCAACAAAGGGTGCAAagtaagaaacagaaatgtaatgGCAGGATCTTTAAATTCagtgtatttttaatgttttagagCTCGTGGACAAATGTATCGGCTCCAGAATTCACATCGTCATGAAAACCGACAAAGAGATCGTCGGCACCCTGCTGGGGTTCGATGACTTTGTCAGTATCCTTTTTATTGTACTTAACACTCTGTTAACAAACGCATTTTCACTGCATGATTTTATCCTGTTGGCTCTGAATAAGTCCTAGAATCAGTCCTTAATCCAGCGTGTCAGACATGGTCCTGGAAGATGTGACAGAATTGTGAgtacacttcctgtttctgcaTCAAGTACAGTCACGTTTAACTGCGTCACCTTTCTGTTGGTTGACATTCTTGTATCTGTGTTCCAGTGAAATCACACCAGAGGGAAGAAGGATAACTAAACTGGACCAGATCCTCCTCAACGGCAACAACATCACCATGGTTTGTAAAGATTCCTGCATGTTTACATTCACTTCACAGGTGAATCTTGACCTGTTACAGCTGTTTGAGACTTCCACgtgataaataataaacatataattttcttttttgcagctCATACCTGGAGGAGAAGGTCCTGAAGTATGAGAATCGTCACTGGATGCtgacacagtttttgttttgtgaataCAAGCTTTTTCCTATGTTGTGATCTTATGTCGattatgtttgttttggggtttgTTCCTTCTTTATCTTGAAGGAAAATATTTTTGTAATAAGAATCCTAATTGAGTATTTGTTGTGTCACAAATCACACGAGTgaaaaaaagcttctttttttaacaaataaatgcgaatcaaacagtttgaaaaacaagctttctttatttttgtttaaactcAAACAGCAGTGATAAAACTTGGATCCAGTTGATTTATTATTTGAGTAGAATAAGTAGGACTGAAACAGAATCAGATGTGTATGTAGAGTGACTGAACACAGAGTTGATAGTGCTAAgtgccacctcctcctccctccagcatCAGTACATAGACGGCTTCTCCTCTCCCTTCGGATTGGTCACCTTGTCCTCGTTCTTGCTGATGATGTCGTACAGCTCAGCCTGTcgtaaacagaaaaacagataaatgtTCTGCTTTTATCAGAAAGGTTGTGATGAATACGTCACGACTCTCGTCAGTCTGACTTACGTAGAAGCCGCGAATGTCGAGAACGATCACTCTGATCTCAGAGTAGATGGCCTCGTCCTTCTCGTGGACCAGCGCGCGGTAGTCCATCTGTAGGAAGAGAACGCAGAGTTAAAGGTTTTTCTAATAGTTTTTATTAAAGCTTTTAACAATATGGCTGCCGGACTAATACACATTCAGTGCTCTAACGCTCTGTGTCTCAAGTTTGGGGTCGCCAAAGCTGCAAGgttctttttaaatgtagaaATATTCAAGATGTAAACAAATATACAGTTCACACTGAAACCCCAATGATAACAAGTTCAAGTTGCTTTTGAGGTGAAAGTTATTTATGACGCTGTCACGGAAAAAACAGTTCGTTTCTCTATAACACTCACCACATGAGTGTCTTTGGATGCTTTTGCCACAgcgtctcctctctctgtgaagtACCTACATGATGCAACAGAAACGGTTTTATAAGTCACAGTCAGTTTACAAgaatagaaaaataattttGACATCCGTGGAGAAAggcaccagactccctttgaaAATTACTCATTTTTGTGAGTTGTTCAGTTAGAAGATAATTTATCAACTTTGTGAAACAAAGTCTCTTTCAAAATCTTAATTATTGATGCCTTCTTATAAATTCGGCATGAAATGcaaaacatgaagttgtttgtttcagtttgtgaCAGCATGTCTGCACCAGCccgtctgcttctgtgtctaaagtgctaaagtcttacctgccaacatctagcagctgtttgaacacactgtttacacggatttcaccatttacactccatttatgaatgAGGACACATTTTATTGATTGTAACTTTGGAGTTTTACAAATACAGAAGTAGTTATTTGTCATCTGTGGAGAAAggcaccagactccctttaaaaatcactCATTTTTGTGAGTTGCTGTGTTagaagaaactttataaactttgtgaaacacacgTTAAAACTGTTCTTTtgttcacattctgctgataacAGTTGATTTTTTCCAgctgaaattcttacataatgcctttaaatattaaatctaccGCCATAACACTTGAACACAAGCAACATTCAATTATTTTGTCCCGCTTACTTGTTGATGTTGGTCTGAAAAGTGTCAGCTTTGGTCTTCACGGCACCGATTCTCTCCAAGATTTTCTCCTgcggtgaaaaaaataattcacagctcattgaaatttgacacaatttgattaaatattatgtgtgaatgtgatgcACACAGAAACGTACCTGGATGGCGACGCCAAAGTCATTTCCATCTTCTATTTTGGGGATGAGGTGCTGAATCCAGCCGGTGACCTACAGCGACAGAGGAAAGTTTTTACTCTCAAAACGATTCACTTTTTCAACCTAATTCACAGTTTTATAAAGGAAACTGCTTCATCATTCATCTTTACAGCGACAGTGATTCACTTACAGTGATGATGGTCTCTCGGAAAGCACAAATCTCTGGTTTCACCCTCTGTAGGAGCGCTAAAATCTTCTCATTCCCCTTGATGAAGCCACATTTGGGAGCTGAAGTAGGAAGAGGAGAAATTAGGCATTTTATTCACCGACACGAGCACTTTGTGTCGACGCCAAAGAAAAGATAAACACttcacctttcttcttcttcttctcgtcGTCTTCATTCTTATCTGTCTCCATTtcctttaaaataatttaacacaaGCAGAAATCAATACAGAGGAATCTAATATCAAGTATCAGGTCTCACATTATTACATCTTTAGGCTCTGTTGGCAGCAGCacaatatcaccagactccctaaACAAATCACTCAATTTTGAGAGTTTGTTGAGTGAAGAGAAACttaacaaactttgtgaaaccacttcaacaaattcttaattatcaGTGTCTTCTTGTTAATTCTGCGTAAAAATgttacaca
Coding sequences:
- the lsm5 gene encoding U6 snRNA-associated Sm-like protein LSm5 codes for the protein MAATPTTNPSQLLPLELVDKCIGSRIHIVMKTDKEIVGTLLGFDDFVNMVLEDVTEFEITPEGRRITKLDQILLNGNNITMLIPGGEGPEV
- the psme2 gene encoding proteasome activator complex subunit 2, whose translation is MSKACTLKISRDSAGKVDSFRLTLFQQAENLFCSYIPQKILQLDALLKDEAFNITDLTLLQAPLDIPIPDPPSPEDEEMETDKNEDDEKKKKKAPKCGFIKGNEKILALLQRVKPEICAFRETIITVTGWIQHLIPKIEDGNDFGVAIQEKILERIGAVKTKADTFQTNINKYFTERGDAVAKASKDTHVMDYRALVHEKDEAIYSEIRVIVLDIRGFYAELYDIISKNEDKVTNPKGEEKPSMY